Proteins encoded together in one Rossellomorea sp. y25 window:
- the nhaC gene encoding Na+/H+ antiporter NhaC — MKKEMPFWMAIIPLSVMIVVMFVTIVVLEQGPHIPLIIGTTVAAIVAWRAGYTWNEIEDSMYKGIRLALPAVVIIMLVGLTIGAWIGGGIVATMIYYGLKIITPSLFLVSITVICAVVALAIGSSWSTMGTIGVAGMGIGISMGIPAPMIAGAIISGAYFGDKMSPLSDTTNLASGLTNTNLFVHIRHMLYTTVPGLLIALIVYAILGRNFGSNKIDTNDIEQTINVLQDSFVISPFLLLIPLMVIILVAKKVPAIPALVVGILLGLLSQVFIQSGSFSDAFAALQSGFVIDSGNSMVDDLFNRGGLDSMMYTVSMTIVAMTFGGILEHTGMLQSIVNQILKVAKSAKGLVASTVVSCFATNATCSEQYISIVVPSRMYAKAYEEKGLHSKNLSRALEDGGTLTSVFIPWNTCGVFIFGTLGVHAFEYAPYAVLNFVVPLLSIAYALTGFTITKLSKSELVNTKDEDEMTLNS; from the coding sequence ATGAAAAAAGAAATGCCGTTTTGGATGGCCATTATCCCGCTCAGTGTCATGATCGTGGTCATGTTCGTCACGATTGTCGTTCTTGAGCAGGGTCCGCATATTCCATTAATCATTGGAACAACGGTAGCAGCCATAGTAGCCTGGCGGGCAGGTTATACGTGGAATGAAATTGAAGATTCTATGTATAAAGGAATACGCCTTGCCCTGCCGGCAGTAGTCATCATCATGCTTGTTGGACTGACTATTGGTGCCTGGATCGGTGGAGGGATCGTGGCTACGATGATTTATTATGGTTTGAAAATCATTACACCATCCCTCTTCTTAGTTTCCATCACGGTTATATGCGCTGTTGTCGCACTGGCGATTGGCAGCTCATGGTCAACAATGGGGACAATTGGAGTTGCAGGTATGGGAATCGGTATAAGTATGGGAATTCCAGCACCTATGATTGCCGGAGCGATCATTTCCGGCGCCTATTTTGGGGACAAGATGTCACCGCTTTCTGATACCACGAACCTTGCTTCTGGATTAACGAATACAAATTTATTTGTACATATTCGTCATATGCTCTATACAACGGTTCCGGGATTACTCATTGCCCTTATTGTTTATGCCATTCTGGGAAGAAATTTCGGTTCAAATAAAATTGATACAAACGATATTGAACAAACAATCAACGTGCTTCAGGATAGCTTTGTGATTTCACCGTTTTTGTTATTGATTCCATTAATGGTCATTATTCTAGTGGCTAAAAAGGTACCTGCCATTCCAGCTCTGGTAGTGGGGATTCTACTTGGACTTTTATCCCAGGTATTCATCCAAAGTGGATCATTTTCTGATGCATTTGCTGCCTTACAAAGCGGCTTCGTCATTGATTCAGGTAATTCAATGGTGGACGATCTTTTTAATCGGGGTGGACTGGATTCAATGATGTATACGGTTTCCATGACCATTGTAGCGATGACCTTTGGAGGGATATTGGAGCATACAGGAATGCTGCAATCCATTGTGAACCAGATTTTAAAGGTGGCCAAATCAGCGAAAGGATTGGTGGCATCCACCGTTGTTTCTTGTTTTGCAACAAATGCCACCTGTTCAGAACAGTATATTTCCATTGTTGTTCCTTCAAGAATGTATGCTAAAGCATATGAGGAAAAGGGTTTGCACTCGAAGAATTTATCCAGGGCACTTGAAGATGGAGGAACCTTAACCTCTGTCTTTATACCATGGAATACATGTGGAGTGTTTATATTTGGTACATTAGGCGTTCATGCCTTTGAATATGCCCCTTATGCCGTGTTGAACTTTGTAGTGCCTTTACTATCCATTGCATACGCGCTAACCGGTTTTACGATTACAAAACTTTCGAAATCTGAATTAGTGAACACCAAAGATGAAGATGAAATGACCTTAAACTCGTAA
- the essA gene encoding type VII secretion protein EssA yields MRGKVLVQLTLVVSMIMMFSQPILANTDINDLIPNDYQKNKFKKNSDLIHDQSSTNQKIQIPEEQKSLTFEGNSNNGLNELKEKIFQSEEKDTNTIKAKAENLKLFSQSGSAKLGSLEEGSSSSSSLSLLIVVFVGICVFLLIVVIVIWNRTAQGKQSLR; encoded by the coding sequence ATGAGGGGTAAAGTACTTGTTCAACTGACTCTGGTTGTCAGCATGATCATGATGTTTTCACAGCCTATACTTGCGAATACTGACATAAATGACTTAATCCCGAACGACTATCAGAAAAATAAATTCAAAAAGAATAGTGACCTCATCCATGATCAATCATCAACAAATCAAAAGATACAAATTCCTGAAGAACAGAAAAGCCTGACGTTTGAAGGGAATTCAAATAACGGATTAAATGAATTGAAAGAAAAGATATTTCAAAGTGAAGAAAAAGATACAAATACGATAAAAGCTAAAGCCGAAAACCTGAAACTGTTTAGTCAATCCGGATCAGCAAAGTTAGGGAGCCTCGAAGAAGGAAGTTCATCATCTTCTTCCCTCTCTCTTTTGATTGTTGTATTTGTAGGCATTTGTGTGTTCCTACTCATCGTTGTTATTGTCATTTGGAATAGAACGGCTCAGGGTAAACAAAGTTTGAGGTAA
- the esaA gene encoding type VII secretion protein EsaA, translated as MTEKVSLFKLLLAVMMILATPLLFFRSVGENPLKVKENATQAIAIVNEDAGTKVDGEPLAFGGDVTSILEDQSTFEWTVVGRSAGENGLQSSKYDAVVYIPSDFSDKVMTYDEERPEKTNLNYKVQSQLNAVNKEKVLLEIEKATKRVNHKMSSLYWNYVSADMENIRAEFDEILQKEQAFQETMLAFYKPSSKDLAGQIQQQTSMLSNLQNSIQQADSRAPQQQNTLESFEQSLSSFVEYVNQYREYQDNQKQLLADIQAQSVQMINESTENQQPRYLKTKSLFSEESDALTAGLTQLNSNMDTNQQVFTDLQQRRFEEVGRQVEDFYSFQERVLNFYQQLQDTTTLNNLQGSIFELNNKLAEGDGEIFNPPAPPEIPGPQKDGEEPDPQQVVISSQEGEHEPGGPNDPPPAPPNLNPEINELNAISTEIDALKETLTNLTEPTPEAITEAVTNIQTINDRILQVRTQLQGKNNSSENPLQAEVDRLLGEVSRLLEDNQTLIDKIDELTKQVETLTTENQELKDQITTLTETNEALINQLEMFSDNIANIVAEIEDKESSILNSAALSENRRNTLYGYFSRGINNYKLMDLLQYYSYLDRYEATLNGMLTENGVKAAVLQDEELKNEVNEILKVSQTEQAEWEQLNTGLPNTEDALNTLQDSFTVFAAEYNQTLDDQQSQLTESLNAINQEATNVLNRIQQPEQTAPMPVSGAAGPDLVGNQKQIGSEIKSIHSFLDTVSESQNTIVSYTNELQSNVSNVQSDADTLNNKWATNVASTQLIRDDVFSVLGNAFVDGQSNGYVYDFLTNPLNVNGDVPEEKKASALPPVVILFIILLSSLLIGYTSYYFQNAPLWIQGVIFLLLNLIVGFVISLYGLDIYPLVESRSVEWTIFTILLLLAGSGLIRVAFVTHRLLGWFVSVGIIALFVTPLLALTTPNFNFKDPMSTVYMSIQYGSDSLFNQAVIVLGLVVIALTVAQVLLDKRSNRIKDEGTEAYEG; from the coding sequence ATGACAGAGAAAGTAAGCCTATTTAAACTTTTATTAGCCGTCATGATGATTCTTGCCACTCCCCTTCTTTTCTTCCGTTCAGTTGGTGAAAATCCTCTGAAGGTGAAAGAAAACGCTACTCAGGCCATTGCCATTGTAAATGAAGACGCAGGAACAAAAGTGGATGGAGAGCCTTTGGCATTTGGGGGAGACGTGACGTCGATACTTGAAGATCAATCGACATTTGAGTGGACGGTCGTAGGAAGAAGTGCAGGAGAAAACGGTCTTCAGAGTTCTAAATATGATGCCGTTGTGTATATTCCTTCCGACTTCTCTGATAAAGTCATGACGTATGATGAAGAAAGACCGGAAAAAACAAATCTGAATTATAAAGTCCAATCGCAACTAAATGCTGTAAACAAGGAAAAGGTTCTATTGGAAATTGAAAAGGCTACAAAAAGGGTCAATCATAAGATGTCCTCTCTTTATTGGAATTACGTCTCTGCAGACATGGAAAATATCCGTGCTGAATTCGATGAAATTTTACAGAAAGAGCAGGCTTTCCAGGAAACGATGTTAGCGTTCTACAAACCCAGCTCAAAAGATCTGGCCGGACAAATTCAACAACAGACATCGATGCTATCGAATCTGCAAAACTCGATTCAGCAGGCAGATAGCCGGGCACCGCAGCAGCAAAATACGCTGGAATCCTTTGAACAAAGTCTTTCCAGTTTTGTTGAATATGTCAATCAATATAGAGAATATCAGGATAATCAAAAGCAATTACTTGCCGATATCCAAGCTCAATCCGTTCAGATGATCAATGAATCAACTGAAAATCAGCAGCCGCGCTATTTAAAAACCAAATCACTATTCTCGGAAGAAAGTGATGCCTTAACGGCAGGATTGACTCAGTTGAATAGCAATATGGATACAAATCAACAGGTATTTACTGATTTACAGCAGCGCAGGTTTGAAGAAGTGGGGAGACAAGTAGAAGACTTCTATTCCTTTCAGGAGAGAGTGTTGAATTTCTATCAGCAATTACAAGACACTACGACGTTAAATAACCTGCAAGGAAGTATTTTTGAACTTAACAATAAGCTGGCTGAAGGAGACGGGGAGATCTTCAATCCACCTGCTCCTCCTGAAATTCCTGGGCCGCAAAAAGACGGAGAGGAACCTGACCCTCAACAGGTCGTCATTTCTTCTCAGGAAGGTGAGCACGAACCGGGGGGGCCAAACGACCCACCACCTGCTCCTCCGAATTTAAATCCGGAAATAAATGAACTGAATGCCATTTCAACAGAAATCGATGCGTTGAAAGAAACACTCACTAATTTAACAGAACCAACACCTGAAGCTATAACGGAAGCTGTGACGAATATTCAAACAATCAATGATCGTATCCTACAGGTTCGAACGCAGCTGCAAGGAAAAAATAATAGCTCAGAAAACCCTCTTCAGGCTGAAGTGGATAGACTATTGGGAGAAGTATCAAGACTTCTTGAAGATAATCAGACATTGATTGATAAAATCGATGAATTGACCAAGCAGGTTGAAACCCTTACAACTGAAAATCAAGAACTTAAAGATCAGATAACGACATTGACTGAGACGAATGAAGCTTTGATAAACCAATTGGAGATGTTCTCAGACAATATTGCGAATATCGTTGCCGAAATCGAGGATAAAGAAAGTTCCATCCTGAACTCAGCCGCTTTATCTGAAAATAGAAGAAACACCTTATATGGCTATTTTTCTCGCGGGATTAATAACTATAAGCTGATGGATCTTCTACAATATTACTCTTACCTGGATCGGTATGAAGCGACTCTTAACGGTATGTTAACGGAGAATGGAGTAAAAGCGGCCGTACTTCAGGATGAAGAGCTGAAAAATGAGGTAAATGAGATTCTGAAAGTAAGTCAGACTGAACAAGCGGAGTGGGAACAATTAAATACAGGGTTGCCGAATACAGAGGACGCTCTCAACACACTTCAAGACTCATTTACCGTCTTTGCGGCAGAATACAATCAAACCCTTGATGACCAGCAATCACAGCTTACAGAGAGCCTGAATGCGATTAATCAAGAAGCAACAAACGTATTGAATCGAATCCAACAGCCGGAGCAAACGGCTCCAATGCCTGTATCAGGGGCAGCTGGCCCTGATTTAGTGGGGAACCAGAAACAAATTGGAAGTGAAATCAAGTCTATCCATTCCTTCCTGGATACAGTGAGTGAAAGCCAAAATACAATCGTATCCTATACCAACGAGCTTCAATCGAATGTTTCCAATGTTCAAAGTGATGCGGATACACTGAATAATAAGTGGGCAACAAATGTAGCTTCCACTCAATTAATCCGTGATGATGTGTTTAGTGTACTGGGGAATGCGTTCGTTGACGGACAATCCAATGGATATGTGTATGATTTCTTGACGAACCCCCTTAATGTAAACGGAGATGTTCCGGAAGAGAAGAAAGCAAGTGCTCTGCCTCCGGTCGTTATTTTGTTTATTATCTTGTTATCCAGCTTGCTTATCGGATACACAAGTTATTACTTCCAAAATGCTCCTCTCTGGATTCAAGGAGTGATTTTCCTTCTACTGAATTTAATTGTAGGGTTTGTCATTAGTCTGTATGGATTAGATATCTATCCATTGGTGGAATCCCGTTCAGTCGAGTGGACGATCTTTACCATTCTCCTTCTACTAGCGGGTTCAGGACTAATCCGGGTTGCTTTTGTCACACATCGTTTGTTAGGATGGTTTGTTTCGGTAGGAATCATCGCCCTGTTTGTTACACCGTTACTTGCATTAACTACGCCTAATTTTAATTTCAAGGATCCTATGTCCACCGTTTATATGTCGATTCAATATGGGTCAGACTCATTATTCAATCAAGCGGTCATTGTATTAGGCTTAGTCGTTATTGCATTAACTGTTGCTCAGGTTTTATTGGATAAACGCTCTAATCGAATCAAAGATGAGGGAACGGAAGCGTATGAGGGGTAA
- the essC gene encoding type VII secretion protein EssC, with protein sequence MYALWLFHDHYYQSIMIEDENKKITLGPRLEDTITILSLPPSAKSILVEHSGDAFRLYQDGKEVRVLEPGRTESFLAGDKELQMMVTPFSTKSKIYYIGHKEEISISTEQTDATIYYKKKDPIQNCHWYKNGDGAWVMDADEASSLYLNGHLVTGKHELEVGDILFSPFLTITLLEDDLIEIHSIDDYQTELMESTRPTSEMQKKYPNYRRTPRMIYDLPDEKVQLSFPSQESSDTNRSLWLIILPPLMMLIVMAIVALVIPRGIFIIISMVMFTTTLVTSTVQFFKDKSNRKKSKERRKRIYTHYLESKRKELQELAEKQADVLQFHFPAYERMKYLTDQLSDRLWERTLESPDFLQFRLGSGKVPASYSISVNSSDMSNREMDELLEESQKLEMVYREIDHLPVTADLHKGAIGLIGKESVYKNEIHQLIGQLAFFHSYHDVRFVYIFHEEEYEDWEWMKWLPHFQLPQSFAKGFIYNEKTRDQILSSIYEVLRERDIEEDSDKVRFSPHYVFIITNHQLISDHVILQYLEGEYSHLEMSVIFAAEAKESLSDNIHTLVRYINDKQGDILIQNKKAVKIPFEMDEYKHEGNEQYARTLKTLNHQIGMTNSIPSSVSFLDMLRVRDVDQLPIQENWLSRESAKSLAVPVGLKGKEDIVELNLHEKAHGPHGLLAGTTGSGKSEFLQTYILSLAVHFHPHEVAFLLIDYKGGGMAQPFKSIPHLLGTITNIEGSKNFSTRALASIKSELKRRQRLFDRYEVNHINDYTRLYKQGKTEEPLPHLFLISDEFAELKSEEPEFIKELVSAARIGRSLGVHLILATQKPGGVIDNQIWSNARFRVALKVQNTEDSREILKNGDAASLTVTGRGYLQVGNNEVYDLFQSAWSGAPYQEESFESEDEVAIVTDLGLIPLSEVSTNPSNQKELISEIDAVVDRIEELQKQMNVIKLSSPWLPPLANRLYRTSFAQREENKILLSMIDEPEKQSQTPYHYEVVEDGNVGVFGSSGYGKTQTLITLLMGMATQFTPEEVHYYLLDFGNGGLLPLKQLPHTADYFLIDEERKIEKFISILDDELARRKQLFQKKEVSSIKMYNTISEEKLPLLFVTIDNFDLVKEEMQELEAQINQFARDGQSLGVYMYFTATRVNSVRQSLMNNLKTKIVHYLMDSSEAYTMLGRLPFTPEAIPGRAIVKKDTAFFSQVFLPTEGKDDYEQLNLLKEEIHLLKEKYKGSMSPDPVPMLPTELTMVNFTQYTDSGRKEGLLPVGLDEELVKPVYVNFKKTKHCLVLGQAQKGKTNVLKVLANTALLQDSEHIAIFDSIDRGLSHLMKEENVVYMENKEHITMWLTRVEELFSLREEQYNLSIQKGSSLPSFSPVFLMVDGYGRFLQNLDALLQDRIVKSMKNYSHLGFCMIVSGNNSELTKGYDALTVEMKQIRQALVLMKKSEQTLFTLSYDRREAEIQPGFGYYVENGKETKIQIPLMVTERKVHA encoded by the coding sequence ATGTATGCCCTATGGCTATTTCACGATCACTACTATCAGTCGATCATGATTGAAGATGAAAATAAAAAAATCACTTTAGGTCCGCGACTGGAAGATACGATCACGATTTTGTCGTTGCCTCCGTCTGCCAAGTCCATTCTAGTGGAGCATTCCGGCGATGCTTTCAGGCTTTATCAAGACGGAAAAGAAGTGAGGGTTCTTGAACCAGGTCGCACAGAATCCTTTCTTGCAGGTGATAAGGAATTACAGATGATGGTCACGCCATTTTCAACAAAGTCAAAAATCTATTATATCGGTCATAAGGAAGAAATCAGTATATCTACTGAACAAACCGATGCCACCATTTATTATAAGAAAAAGGATCCCATTCAAAACTGCCATTGGTATAAAAACGGCGATGGTGCATGGGTAATGGATGCCGATGAGGCGTCGTCTCTTTATCTGAACGGACACCTGGTTACTGGAAAACATGAGCTTGAGGTTGGAGACATTTTATTTTCTCCTTTTTTAACTATTACCCTATTAGAAGACGATTTAATCGAGATACATAGTATCGATGACTATCAAACTGAATTAATGGAATCTACACGTCCTACCTCAGAAATGCAGAAGAAATACCCGAATTATCGGAGAACGCCACGAATGATTTATGACCTTCCTGATGAAAAGGTTCAATTGTCCTTTCCGAGTCAGGAATCGAGCGATACAAACCGGAGTCTGTGGTTGATCATTCTTCCCCCATTGATGATGCTAATCGTCATGGCCATAGTAGCACTCGTGATTCCACGTGGGATTTTCATTATTATCTCAATGGTGATGTTTACTACCACTTTAGTAACATCCACCGTTCAATTCTTTAAAGATAAGAGCAATAGAAAGAAATCCAAGGAACGAAGGAAGCGTATCTACACTCATTATTTAGAGAGTAAGAGAAAAGAACTTCAGGAGCTTGCCGAGAAACAGGCAGACGTTCTGCAATTCCACTTTCCTGCTTATGAAAGAATGAAGTATCTGACAGATCAGCTTTCCGATCGCCTTTGGGAAAGGACCCTTGAAAGCCCGGACTTTCTTCAGTTTAGATTAGGAAGTGGGAAAGTACCTGCAAGCTACAGTATTTCAGTGAATTCTTCCGATATGTCGAACCGTGAAATGGATGAGTTATTAGAGGAGTCCCAGAAGTTAGAGATGGTCTATCGTGAGATTGATCACTTACCTGTAACAGCTGATCTACATAAAGGGGCCATTGGGTTAATCGGTAAGGAATCCGTCTATAAAAATGAGATTCACCAGCTAATCGGGCAATTGGCTTTCTTTCATAGTTACCATGATGTCAGGTTCGTCTATATTTTTCATGAGGAAGAGTATGAGGACTGGGAGTGGATGAAGTGGTTGCCACACTTTCAATTACCTCAGTCATTTGCTAAAGGATTCATTTATAACGAGAAAACCAGGGATCAAATCCTTTCTTCCATTTACGAGGTCCTTCGGGAAAGAGATATCGAAGAGGACTCAGATAAAGTGCGTTTTTCACCACATTACGTTTTTATCATTACAAACCATCAGTTGATCTCCGACCATGTGATTCTGCAATACCTTGAAGGTGAGTATTCTCACTTGGAAATGTCCGTCATTTTCGCTGCAGAAGCGAAGGAGAGCTTGTCTGATAATATTCATACCCTCGTCCGTTATATCAATGACAAGCAAGGGGACATTCTGATTCAGAATAAAAAAGCGGTTAAGATTCCATTCGAAATGGATGAATACAAGCATGAAGGCAATGAGCAGTATGCAAGAACCTTGAAGACGCTTAATCATCAAATCGGTATGACAAACTCGATTCCTTCAAGTGTTTCCTTTCTGGATATGCTTCGAGTGAGAGATGTTGATCAGCTGCCTATTCAAGAGAACTGGCTATCCAGAGAATCGGCTAAATCGTTAGCTGTTCCCGTTGGTTTGAAAGGAAAGGAAGATATCGTCGAGCTGAATTTGCATGAAAAGGCTCATGGACCCCATGGACTACTTGCCGGAACAACCGGTTCAGGGAAGAGCGAGTTTTTACAAACGTATATTCTTTCTTTAGCGGTTCATTTCCATCCTCACGAAGTAGCCTTCTTATTAATTGACTACAAGGGTGGAGGAATGGCTCAGCCATTTAAGAGTATCCCACATTTATTAGGAACGATAACGAATATTGAAGGAAGTAAGAATTTCAGTACGAGAGCCCTTGCTTCCATCAAGAGTGAGTTGAAGCGCAGGCAGCGCCTATTCGATCGTTACGAAGTGAATCATATCAACGACTACACACGCCTTTACAAGCAAGGAAAAACGGAAGAGCCTCTTCCTCATTTATTCTTAATATCAGATGAGTTTGCTGAACTTAAGAGTGAAGAGCCAGAATTCATTAAAGAACTTGTAAGTGCGGCCCGTATCGGTCGAAGCCTGGGAGTTCATCTTATCCTGGCAACTCAGAAGCCTGGAGGAGTCATTGATAATCAGATATGGAGTAATGCCCGTTTCCGAGTCGCCCTGAAAGTTCAGAATACGGAGGACAGTCGTGAAATCCTTAAGAATGGGGATGCAGCCTCGTTGACTGTAACAGGAAGAGGATATTTACAGGTGGGAAATAATGAGGTGTATGACCTGTTTCAATCAGCCTGGAGTGGAGCTCCTTATCAGGAGGAATCCTTTGAATCAGAGGATGAAGTGGCGATTGTGACGGATCTGGGGTTGATTCCTTTATCGGAAGTATCGACTAATCCAAGCAATCAGAAGGAATTGATCAGTGAAATTGACGCTGTTGTCGATCGAATTGAAGAGTTACAGAAACAAATGAATGTGATAAAGCTTTCCAGTCCATGGCTCCCTCCTCTGGCTAATCGTTTGTACCGTACATCATTTGCCCAGAGAGAGGAGAATAAGATCTTACTTTCTATGATTGATGAACCTGAGAAACAGAGTCAGACTCCGTACCATTATGAGGTGGTTGAGGACGGGAATGTCGGTGTCTTTGGTTCTTCGGGATATGGGAAGACCCAAACGCTTATTACCTTATTGATGGGGATGGCCACTCAGTTTACACCTGAGGAAGTTCATTATTATCTTCTCGACTTTGGAAACGGTGGCTTACTGCCTTTAAAGCAGCTTCCACATACTGCAGACTACTTCCTGATAGACGAAGAAAGGAAAATCGAGAAATTCATTTCCATATTGGATGATGAATTAGCTCGCAGAAAACAACTTTTCCAAAAGAAAGAAGTAAGTTCAATAAAGATGTATAACACCATCAGTGAAGAAAAGCTGCCTCTCCTTTTTGTAACCATCGACAATTTTGATCTGGTTAAGGAAGAGATGCAAGAACTTGAAGCGCAAATTAATCAGTTTGCAAGGGACGGACAGTCATTGGGAGTGTACATGTACTTTACAGCGACCCGCGTTAATTCTGTCCGACAATCTTTAATGAATAACCTTAAAACCAAAATCGTCCACTATTTGATGGATAGCTCAGAGGCATACACGATGCTTGGACGATTGCCTTTTACCCCGGAAGCCATTCCAGGCAGAGCGATTGTTAAGAAGGATACAGCTTTCTTTTCTCAAGTATTCCTTCCAACCGAAGGGAAGGACGATTATGAGCAGTTGAACCTTCTAAAAGAAGAAATTCATTTATTGAAGGAAAAGTATAAGGGATCAATGTCACCAGATCCAGTGCCTATGCTGCCGACAGAGTTGACGATGGTCAACTTTACCCAGTATACCGATTCAGGAAGAAAAGAAGGACTGCTACCGGTTGGCTTAGATGAAGAACTAGTTAAGCCCGTGTATGTAAACTTCAAGAAGACAAAGCATTGTCTGGTATTGGGACAGGCCCAAAAAGGAAAAACGAACGTACTGAAGGTTTTAGCCAATACAGCGTTATTGCAGGATAGTGAACATATAGCGATATTCGATTCCATCGACAGGGGATTATCCCACTTGATGAAAGAAGAAAATGTTGTCTATATGGAAAACAAAGAACATATCACAATGTGGCTTACCCGTGTAGAAGAATTATTTAGTTTAAGAGAAGAGCAATATAACCTGTCCATACAAAAGGGAAGTTCACTTCCATCCTTCTCGCCTGTCTTCCTCATGGTTGATGGATATGGAAGGTTCCTGCAGAATCTGGATGCATTGCTTCAAGACAGAATCGTTAAAAGTATGAAAAATTATAGCCATTTAGGCTTCTGCATGATTGTTTCCGGAAATAACAGCGAATTAACTAAGGGATATGATGCTTTAACAGTTGAGATGAAACAGATTCGACAAGCTCTAGTGTTAATGAAGAAATCCGAACAAACCTTGTTCACGCTCAGCTACGATCGAAGAGAAGCCGAAATCCAACCAGGGTTTGGTTATTATGTAGAAAACGGTAAAGAAACAAAAATTCAAATACCACTTATGGTAACGGAAAGGAAAGTACACGCATGA
- the essB gene encoding type VII secretion protein EssB, whose translation MTQKSGSYLQEKLEAVVHRKEKRMTLIFQKEKIKLDEIAEIHFLKNINPAIQKEITMENDELCIVNTIPDSFSFYPQLKANEKERLMSAYQLVQNVRNHTLSRLHLIICPDNIVFDQGLTPHFIHYGVKESLPPYEKNADLLLKQTKATVAAIVDRQHTFDDYFKFSETLKLSPMTKDILEAESIEDVGEVLNRYIKEAKKSDTLLMTVSKKKWKINRYVLLGVSLLLIPALIYSIYSFFFMFPKQERVVAAQESFLLNKYSDVVTELQPYEIDEIPKVTQYQLALSYIINESLTEDQKENVRNTVSLQSDPLYYEYWINIGRGKAKEALETARFLEDRDLILFGLLKYREQVKADGDLDSEERQQELDDIESEISEYEEEMKALENEQPSQPAQTTDDPQQSEEKKTPEQKPEATDGENSTSPAEADNKKES comes from the coding sequence ATGACACAAAAAAGTGGATCATACCTACAAGAAAAGCTGGAAGCCGTTGTACATAGAAAAGAAAAAAGAATGACTTTGATCTTTCAAAAAGAAAAGATCAAGTTGGACGAAATAGCGGAAATTCACTTTCTGAAGAACATTAACCCGGCCATACAAAAAGAAATCACGATGGAAAATGATGAATTATGCATCGTGAATACCATACCTGACTCCTTCTCTTTTTATCCCCAATTAAAGGCGAATGAGAAGGAACGGTTGATGTCTGCCTATCAACTGGTACAAAATGTACGAAATCATACCTTGTCGCGCCTGCATCTCATTATTTGCCCGGACAATATTGTGTTTGACCAAGGATTGACTCCACACTTCATCCATTATGGTGTTAAGGAGAGCCTGCCGCCATATGAAAAAAATGCGGATCTGTTGTTAAAGCAGACAAAAGCTACGGTAGCAGCTATTGTGGATCGCCAACATACGTTTGATGATTACTTTAAATTCAGTGAGACGTTAAAATTGTCACCAATGACTAAAGATATCTTAGAAGCCGAAAGCATTGAAGATGTCGGAGAAGTGTTAAACCGCTATATTAAAGAAGCCAAAAAGTCTGATACCCTCCTCATGACTGTTAGTAAGAAAAAGTGGAAGATAAACCGGTATGTACTGCTGGGAGTGTCATTACTATTGATACCAGCACTTATTTATTCAATTTATTCTTTTTTCTTTATGTTTCCAAAGCAGGAAAGGGTAGTAGCGGCCCAAGAGAGTTTTCTCCTTAATAAATATAGTGATGTGGTAACAGAGCTTCAGCCTTATGAGATCGATGAAATCCCGAAGGTCACTCAATATCAACTTGCACTCTCCTATATCATTAACGAATCCTTAACGGAAGACCAAAAAGAGAATGTACGTAACACCGTCTCTCTTCAATCGGACCCGCTTTATTATGAGTACTGGATCAATATCGGAAGAGGAAAGGCTAAGGAAGCATTGGAAACAGCCAGGTTCTTGGAGGACCGGGATTTAATTCTGTTTGGACTTTTAAAGTACCGTGAGCAAGTCAAGGCAGACGGAGATCTTGATAGCGAGGAAAGACAGCAGGAATTAGATGACATTGAAAGTGAAATATCTGAATACGAGGAAGAAATGAAAGCATTGGAAAATGAACAGCCGTCTCAACCGGCACAAACAACGGATGATCCGCAACAATCTGAAGAGAAAAAGACACCTGAACAAAAACCGGAGGCTACTGATGGAGAGAATTCCACGTCTCCAGCTGAAGCTGATAATAAGAAAGAATCCTGA
- a CDS encoding EsaB/YukD family protein: MYIEITIDLERYDNKCFDLRLSNYHTVKKLIELVWQSQKLTAEPREGYWIRIVNRRQVIPGHTRLIDAGIHSGDRIEIL; the protein is encoded by the coding sequence ATGTATATTGAAATCACCATTGATTTAGAGCGATATGATAATAAGTGCTTTGATCTCAGGTTATCAAACTATCATACCGTAAAAAAACTGATTGAACTTGTGTGGCAGTCACAGAAGCTTACAGCTGAACCTAGAGAAGGCTATTGGATTCGAATTGTGAATAGAAGACAAGTGATTCCTGGTCACACACGGTTGATTGATGCAGGAATTCATTCTGGAGATCGAATTGAAATTTTATAA